The following are encoded in a window of Magnolia sinica isolate HGM2019 chromosome 11, MsV1, whole genome shotgun sequence genomic DNA:
- the LOC131219111 gene encoding helicase-like transcription factor CHR28 has translation MLDLLEISLNQSCIQYRRLDGRMSLASRDRAVKDFTADPEVTVMIMSLKAGNLGLNMVAACHIILLDPWWNPTTEDQAIDRAHRIGQTRPVTVSRLTAKDTVEDRILALQVSFCS, from the exons ATGCTGGACTTACTTGAGATTTCATTAAACCAATCATGTATACAGTACAGGAGACTTGATGGGAGGATGTCTCTGGCTTCAAGAGACAGGGCTGTGAAAGATTTCACCGCTGATCCAGAG gtGACTGTCATGATCATGTCATTGAAGGCTGGAAATCTCGGTCTAAACATGGTTGCTGCCTGTCACATTATTCTTCTAGATCCTTGGTGGAACCCAACTACCGAAGATCAAGCTATTGACAGGGCACATCGAATTGGGCAGACTCGCCCTGTGACTGTTTCACGGCTAACTGCTAAAGATACAGTGGAGGATCGGATATTAGCTCTCCAGGTAAGTTTCTGTTCATAG